In one Rhodococcus sp. B50 genomic region, the following are encoded:
- a CDS encoding oxygenase MpaB family protein encodes MTTTSKPQGTTRYMRDRTKAARITAPLRPFAGRAPDATPEEADALRRALLERDEPSAELVRAIRRDRTVTLAQFRTALTEGIDAVPDAPPVLRKYFEMLEDTPEWVDRDKIALGARTLRRVGSDAGDVLAYGSLLGGYNNSGPLPVLTSSGRLTGERTRRRIAETGTWWNACVADGGLERFGEGFTLSVHVRLMHAFVDYHHEHDAEWDTEFRGLPVNQFDQAGTLGLFSITFLLHTRVLGVRYTRREAEAVLHLWAYVGWLMGVDPKWLRFEERAGLRMMYQIGSSSPAADENSYMLASSLVELPLRTRYPRFQALRRRYEYERGLSLATTLLGPSGVRALKVPMRPPWYPVGRFAVNVVRHHVIGRVPAGKAWLQRHGEKQLRDAQLRILDGEIPDVVPLPE; translated from the coding sequence GTGACCACCACGTCGAAGCCGCAGGGGACCACCAGGTACATGCGCGACCGCACGAAGGCGGCACGCATCACTGCGCCGCTGCGTCCCTTCGCGGGACGGGCCCCCGACGCCACACCCGAGGAAGCGGACGCGCTGCGCCGCGCCCTGCTCGAACGCGACGAACCCAGCGCCGAACTGGTGCGGGCCATCCGGCGCGACCGCACCGTCACCCTCGCGCAGTTCCGGACCGCGCTCACCGAGGGCATCGATGCCGTTCCGGACGCACCTCCCGTGCTCCGGAAGTACTTCGAGATGCTCGAGGACACCCCCGAGTGGGTCGACCGCGACAAGATCGCCCTCGGTGCGCGCACCCTGCGCAGGGTCGGCTCCGACGCCGGCGACGTCCTCGCCTACGGTTCGCTGCTCGGCGGATACAACAACTCCGGCCCCCTACCGGTACTGACGTCGTCGGGACGCCTTACCGGCGAACGCACCCGTCGGCGCATCGCCGAAACCGGGACGTGGTGGAACGCGTGCGTCGCCGACGGCGGGCTCGAACGGTTCGGGGAAGGATTCACACTCTCGGTGCACGTGCGTCTCATGCACGCCTTCGTCGACTATCACCACGAACACGACGCCGAGTGGGACACCGAGTTCCGCGGGTTGCCCGTCAACCAGTTCGACCAGGCCGGCACGCTGGGTCTGTTCTCGATCACCTTCCTGCTCCACACCCGCGTGCTGGGAGTGCGGTACACCCGGCGCGAGGCCGAGGCAGTCCTGCACCTGTGGGCCTACGTCGGGTGGCTGATGGGCGTAGACCCGAAATGGCTGCGCTTCGAGGAGCGGGCAGGGCTGCGGATGATGTACCAGATCGGCTCGTCCTCCCCCGCCGCCGACGAGAACAGTTACATGCTCGCCTCGTCGCTCGTCGAACTTCCGCTCCGCACGCGTTATCCGCGTTTCCAGGCGTTGCGCCGACGCTACGAATACGAACGCGGACTGTCGCTCGCGACAACCCTTCTCGGCCCGTCCGGAGTACGTGCCCTGAAGGTTCCGATGCGACCACCCTGGTATCCGGTGGGCCGTTTCGCCGTCAACGTCGTACGACACCATGTGATCGGCCGCGTCCCGGCCGGCAAGGCGTGGCTCCAGCGGCACGGCGAGAAGCAGTTGCGCGATGCTCAGCTGCGCATCCTCGACGGCGAGATCCCCGACGTGGTGCCCCTTCCGGAGTGA
- a CDS encoding FAD-dependent monooxygenase, producing MVAARGPGRPALNRVDILVVGAGPVGAAVALHAHRHGAGVCMVERRPELQRPSRSMLLWPRTLESLHRLGVADELESRSLARLRTKLHLGARTVDVALADVAVPDRSRQPLMVRQALLESALHRAVADSGVPLLTGAELDGLWNEQDGVLTRLRTRGGHRYVQCRFLVGCDGADSTVRRSIRIPWHGHTYREEAVLADLNIEDLPPTTAHIGAGPAGIGFLFPEGEHGARWRLVATRAATGDDVPPGRDGPPVPVPEIRTVLEGANLPGRVGAAAWSTRVRLQRARADRFRSGPVFLAGDATHVFSPAGAQGVNTGLQDAANLGWKLAVACGSSTDPKLLLDSYEAERRPVADRVGTLTELILHAEGDSRLPFRFLRTAVLPAVAPVVPALLRVHLLTAVAGGMLSQDWVSYRAGPITERHRCRGAERLQAGDPLPDIEVVTGGRASRVHDLTCSPGMHVLHGTATLLHPASGAVPVTCHPIDTWPPRRILAVRPDGYIGYRDDAGDPSTLDRWLCAVTGRAEPTGAGRPDG from the coding sequence ATGGTGGCAGCCCGCGGTCCCGGCCGACCTGCGCTGAATCGAGTCGACATCCTGGTCGTCGGTGCCGGTCCCGTCGGTGCCGCGGTGGCGCTGCATGCCCACAGGCACGGTGCCGGTGTCTGCATGGTGGAACGTCGCCCCGAGTTGCAGCGGCCCTCCCGCTCGATGCTGTTGTGGCCGCGCACACTCGAATCGCTGCACCGGCTGGGTGTCGCCGACGAACTGGAATCGCGGTCTCTCGCGCGACTGCGCACGAAGCTGCACCTCGGCGCCCGGACTGTCGACGTCGCGCTCGCCGATGTCGCGGTGCCGGATCGTTCCCGGCAACCGCTGATGGTTCGGCAGGCGCTCCTGGAATCGGCACTGCACAGGGCAGTGGCCGACAGCGGAGTTCCCCTCCTGACAGGTGCCGAGCTCGACGGACTGTGGAACGAACAGGACGGGGTTCTCACCCGGTTGCGTACCCGTGGCGGGCACCGGTACGTGCAGTGCCGGTTCCTGGTCGGTTGCGACGGGGCGGACAGCACGGTGCGCCGCTCGATTCGGATCCCGTGGCACGGTCACACCTATCGCGAGGAGGCGGTACTCGCGGACCTGAACATCGAGGATCTGCCCCCGACCACGGCTCACATCGGGGCGGGTCCCGCCGGCATCGGCTTCCTCTTCCCGGAAGGGGAGCATGGAGCGCGCTGGCGGCTCGTCGCTACCCGGGCCGCGACCGGAGACGACGTCCCGCCGGGGCGCGACGGCCCTCCGGTCCCCGTACCCGAAATCCGGACCGTGCTCGAGGGCGCGAATCTTCCGGGGCGAGTGGGCGCGGCGGCGTGGTCCACACGCGTGCGGTTGCAGCGTGCCCGGGCGGACCGATTCCGATCGGGCCCGGTATTTCTTGCAGGGGACGCAACCCACGTGTTCTCACCTGCCGGTGCGCAGGGAGTCAACACCGGGCTGCAGGATGCCGCCAACCTGGGATGGAAACTCGCTGTCGCATGCGGCAGTTCGACCGATCCGAAGCTTCTGCTCGACTCGTACGAGGCGGAGCGACGGCCTGTCGCCGACAGGGTCGGCACCCTCACCGAGCTGATCCTGCACGCGGAAGGGGATTCGCGACTGCCGTTCCGGTTCCTTCGTACCGCCGTGCTGCCGGCAGTGGCCCCGGTCGTGCCCGCCCTGCTGAGGGTTCATCTGCTCACCGCGGTAGCAGGCGGGATGCTGTCGCAGGACTGGGTTTCGTACCGCGCCGGCCCGATCACCGAACGACATCGATGCCGGGGGGCCGAACGACTGCAGGCGGGCGACCCGCTTCCGGACATCGAGGTGGTCACCGGAGGACGAGCGAGCCGGGTGCACGACCTGACATGCTCACCCGGCATGCACGTATTGCACGGCACGGCAACGCTTCTGCACCCGGCATCCGGGGCGGTGCCGGTGACCTGTCATCCGATCGACACGTGGCCGCCCCGCCGGATTCTCGCCGTCAGGCCGGACGGATACATCGGCTACCGCGACGACGCCGGTGATCCGTCCACTCTGGATCGGTGGCTGTGCGCGGTGACAGGTAGGGCCGAGCCTACCGGGGCGGGGCGACCCGACGGATGA
- a CDS encoding acyl-CoA dehydrogenase: MGHYKSNLRDLEFNLFEFLKIQKVLEAGKFGDLDEDTARGILAEVKALTEGPAAEAFADTDRNPPVFDPETHSVSIPEGFKKSFRAWWDAGYWSMGIPEEIGGTESPQALLWAVNEMMLGAQPAAFMYAAGPGFAGVLYKNGTDEQKKWAATCVERGWGATMVLTEPDAGSDVGAGRTKAIKQDDGSWHIEGVKRFITSGDSDDLFENIFHLVLARPEGAGPGTKGLSLFFVPKFHFDFEKNEMGERNGVFVTGVEHKMGIKASATCEVTFGGHGVPAKGWLVGEVHNGIAQMFDVIEHARMMVGTKAIATLSTGYLNALDYAKERIQGADLTQMSDKTAPRVSIMHHPDVRRSLAMQKAYSEGLRAVYLYTAAHQDDVVAEQVSGADAGLAHRINDLLLPVVKGCGSERAYQYLKDSLQTLGGSGFLQDYPIEQYIRDSKIDSLYEGTTAIQAQDFFFRKIARDRGVALAHVAGEIKKFVERDDADQRLKKERTLLATALGETQTMVATLTQHLMGAQEQPTELYKVGLGSVRFLEAFGDLMIGWLLLEHAEIALGALDAGTDAADKAFYEGKVAAASFFAKNVLPELSVARQIITDVDLDIMELDEAAF; encoded by the coding sequence ATGGGCCACTACAAGAGCAACCTCCGCGATCTCGAGTTCAACCTGTTCGAGTTCCTGAAGATTCAGAAGGTCCTCGAAGCCGGCAAGTTCGGCGACCTGGACGAGGACACCGCGCGCGGCATCCTCGCCGAGGTCAAGGCGCTTACCGAAGGACCGGCGGCCGAGGCATTCGCCGACACCGACCGCAACCCCCCGGTTTTCGACCCCGAGACCCATTCGGTGTCGATTCCCGAAGGCTTCAAGAAGTCGTTCCGCGCCTGGTGGGATGCCGGTTACTGGTCGATGGGCATTCCCGAGGAGATCGGCGGCACCGAGTCGCCGCAGGCCCTGCTGTGGGCCGTCAACGAGATGATGCTCGGCGCCCAGCCCGCGGCCTTCATGTACGCGGCCGGCCCCGGCTTCGCCGGCGTGCTCTACAAGAACGGCACGGACGAGCAGAAGAAGTGGGCGGCCACCTGCGTCGAGCGCGGTTGGGGTGCCACGATGGTGCTCACCGAGCCCGACGCCGGTTCCGACGTCGGCGCCGGTCGCACCAAGGCGATCAAGCAGGACGACGGTTCCTGGCACATCGAGGGCGTCAAGCGCTTCATCACCTCGGGTGACTCCGACGACCTGTTCGAGAACATCTTCCACCTCGTCCTCGCACGCCCGGAGGGTGCCGGCCCCGGCACCAAGGGTCTGTCGCTGTTCTTCGTCCCGAAGTTCCACTTCGACTTCGAGAAGAACGAGATGGGCGAGCGCAACGGCGTCTTCGTCACGGGCGTCGAGCACAAGATGGGCATCAAGGCCTCCGCGACCTGCGAGGTCACCTTCGGTGGTCACGGCGTTCCCGCCAAGGGCTGGCTCGTCGGTGAGGTCCACAACGGCATCGCGCAGATGTTCGACGTCATCGAGCACGCTCGCATGATGGTGGGCACCAAGGCCATCGCGACCCTGTCGACCGGCTACCTCAACGCCCTCGACTACGCCAAGGAGCGCATCCAGGGCGCCGACCTGACGCAGATGTCCGACAAGACCGCACCGCGCGTGTCGATCATGCACCACCCCGACGTGCGTCGTTCACTGGCGATGCAGAAGGCCTACTCCGAGGGCCTGCGCGCCGTGTACCTGTACACCGCGGCGCACCAGGACGACGTCGTCGCCGAGCAGGTCTCGGGCGCCGACGCCGGTCTCGCGCACCGCATCAACGACCTGCTGCTGCCGGTCGTCAAGGGCTGCGGCTCCGAGCGGGCCTACCAGTACCTGAAGGATTCGCTCCAGACCCTCGGTGGTTCGGGCTTCCTGCAGGACTACCCGATCGAGCAGTACATCCGCGACTCGAAGATCGACTCGCTGTACGAGGGCACCACGGCCATCCAGGCGCAGGACTTCTTCTTCCGCAAGATCGCCCGCGACCGCGGTGTCGCCCTCGCCCACGTCGCCGGTGAGATCAAGAAGTTCGTCGAGCGCGACGACGCCGACCAGCGTCTGAAGAAGGAGCGCACGCTCCTGGCCACCGCACTCGGTGAGACCCAGACGATGGTCGCAACGCTCACCCAGCACCTCATGGGTGCGCAGGAGCAGCCCACCGAGCTGTACAAGGTCGGCCTCGGCTCGGTCCGCTTCCTCGAGGCGTTCGGCGACCTGATGATCGGCTGGCTGCTGCTCGAGCACGCCGAGATCGCCCTCGGTGCGCTCGATGCCGGCACCGACGCCGCAGACAAGGCGTTCTACGAGGGCAAGGTCGCAGCAGCGTCCTTCTTCGCCAAGAACGTGCTGCCCGAGCTGAGCGTCGCGCGTCAGATCATCACCGACGTCGACCTCGACATCATGGAGCTCGACGAAGCGGCTTTCTGA
- a CDS encoding class I SAM-dependent methyltransferase, protein MDAQDWDEKYAASELIWGAPPNPVVVEYAASLPHGRALDLGCGEGRHSLWLATRGWEVVGVDFSEVALDKARRIAAQAPSRSRDRLRYVRGDVTADSFEGEYDLILSVYLHFPPPQRRALLERAINSLKPEGILIFLGHDAINPEEGVGGPQDKEILYTPTDLVDEIAGRLEITIAERRYRETDAGTAIDALVVARKPPLGS, encoded by the coding sequence ATGGATGCACAGGACTGGGACGAGAAGTACGCAGCGTCGGAACTGATCTGGGGCGCGCCCCCGAATCCGGTGGTCGTCGAGTACGCGGCCTCGCTGCCGCACGGGCGCGCCCTCGATCTCGGATGCGGTGAAGGTCGTCACTCGTTGTGGTTGGCCACGCGCGGCTGGGAGGTGGTGGGTGTCGACTTCTCCGAGGTGGCACTCGACAAGGCGCGGCGAATCGCGGCACAGGCGCCCTCCCGGTCGCGAGACCGACTTCGCTACGTCCGTGGAGATGTGACAGCCGACTCGTTCGAGGGTGAATATGACCTCATACTCTCCGTCTACCTGCATTTCCCTCCGCCACAGCGGAGGGCTCTTCTCGAACGGGCGATCAATTCACTGAAACCTGAAGGAATCCTCATATTTCTCGGTCACGACGCAATTAATCCCGAGGAAGGTGTGGGTGGACCGCAGGACAAGGAAATCCTCTACACGCCAACAGATCTCGTCGACGAGATCGCCGGGCGACTGGAAATCACGATTGCCGAACGGCGATATCGGGAAACCGACGCGGGAACAGCGATCGACGCCCTCGTCGTGGCAAGAAAACCACCCCTTGGCAGTTAG
- a CDS encoding beta-ketoacyl-ACP synthase III, with protein sequence MGAQIAVPAPLRNSALLGLGVHRPERIVTNDEICEQIDSSDEWIQSRSGIKERRFAKQHPEESVVDMATSSAEQALAAAGLTGAQIDTVIVATSTYPFQTPQSAALVADRIGTGGAAALDIAAGCAGFCYALGVASDLVRAGSAEHVLVVGVERMSDTTEPTDRSVRFIFGDGAGAVVVGPSDEVGIGPTVWGSDGSQANAIRQEPDWVDFANNPDQKRPWIIMEGTAVFRWAAFEMSKFARQIADKAGVALEDLDAFVPHQANLRINDVIVKQLELPETVAVADDIIETGNTSAASIPLAMEKMLRTGQVETGSTALLLAFGAGLSYAGQVVKMPPLAK encoded by the coding sequence ATGGGTGCACAGATCGCTGTCCCTGCCCCGCTGAGGAACAGCGCGCTGCTCGGTCTGGGTGTGCACCGCCCCGAGCGCATCGTCACCAACGACGAGATCTGCGAGCAGATCGACTCGAGCGACGAATGGATCCAGTCGCGGTCCGGTATCAAGGAGCGCCGCTTCGCCAAGCAGCATCCGGAGGAGTCGGTCGTCGACATGGCGACGAGCTCCGCCGAGCAGGCCCTCGCGGCCGCCGGCCTCACCGGTGCGCAGATCGACACGGTGATCGTCGCGACCTCCACCTACCCCTTCCAGACTCCGCAGTCCGCGGCGCTCGTCGCCGACCGTATCGGCACCGGCGGGGCTGCCGCACTCGACATCGCAGCGGGCTGTGCCGGTTTCTGCTACGCGCTGGGCGTCGCCTCCGACCTCGTGCGCGCCGGCTCCGCCGAGCACGTGCTGGTCGTGGGTGTCGAGCGCATGAGCGACACCACCGAGCCCACCGACCGCTCGGTGCGCTTCATCTTCGGCGACGGCGCCGGTGCCGTCGTCGTCGGTCCGTCCGACGAGGTGGGTATCGGCCCGACCGTCTGGGGCTCCGACGGCTCGCAGGCCAACGCCATCCGCCAGGAACCCGACTGGGTCGACTTCGCGAACAATCCCGATCAGAAGCGTCCCTGGATCATCATGGAAGGCACTGCGGTCTTCCGCTGGGCCGCCTTCGAGATGAGCAAGTTCGCCCGGCAGATCGCCGACAAGGCCGGCGTGGCCCTCGAAGACCTCGACGCCTTCGTTCCGCACCAGGCCAACCTGCGCATCAACGACGTCATCGTCAAGCAGCTCGAACTGCCCGAGACCGTCGCCGTCGCCGACGACATCATCGAGACCGGCAACACCTCGGCCGCCTCCATCCCGCTGGCGATGGAGAAGATGCTGCGCACCGGCCAGGTCGAGACCGGCTCCACCGCGCTGCTCCTCGCGTTCGGTGCCGGCCTGTCCTATGCGGGCCAGGTCGTGAAGATGCCCCCGCTCGCGAAGTAG
- a CDS encoding HNH endonuclease family protein, whose translation MASTRTSSVPRWVWILCFIVVSVAVVLLEPMGDDEPGGTGGSTVENPSEALAALAALPVRPAESQSGYDRSLFGSAWTDEVTVDLGGNGCDTRNDILRRDLVDVSFEPGKKQCTVTAGTLEDPYTGKTISFRRGIETSSAVQIDHVVALSDAWKKGARYLDDQEKRNLANDPRNLIAVDGPTNQGKGDSDASEWLPPNTAFHCEYVVRQIEVKTTYELWVTRSEHDAMARILASC comes from the coding sequence ATGGCGAGTACTCGCACGTCGTCCGTTCCCCGTTGGGTCTGGATCCTGTGCTTCATCGTGGTCTCCGTGGCCGTCGTCCTCCTCGAACCGATGGGGGACGACGAGCCGGGCGGTACCGGCGGGAGCACGGTCGAGAACCCCTCCGAAGCCCTCGCGGCGCTGGCGGCACTGCCCGTCCGTCCCGCCGAATCGCAGAGCGGCTACGACCGCTCGTTGTTCGGCTCGGCATGGACCGACGAGGTGACGGTCGACCTGGGGGGCAACGGTTGCGACACTCGTAACGACATCCTCCGGCGCGACCTCGTCGACGTCTCATTCGAGCCCGGGAAGAAGCAGTGCACCGTCACGGCCGGCACCCTCGAGGACCCGTACACGGGGAAGACGATCTCCTTCCGGCGTGGGATCGAGACCTCGTCCGCCGTGCAGATCGACCACGTCGTCGCCCTGTCCGATGCGTGGAAGAAGGGCGCCCGCTATCTGGACGATCAGGAGAAGCGGAATCTCGCGAACGATCCGCGCAACCTGATCGCCGTCGACGGCCCCACCAACCAGGGCAAGGGCGACTCCGACGCGTCGGAGTGGCTGCCGCCGAACACCGCCTTCCACTGCGAGTACGTCGTGCGGCAGATCGAGGTGAAGACCACCTACGAGCTGTGGGTCACCCGGTCGGAGCACGACGCGATGGCGCGGATCCTCGCCTCCTGCTGA
- a CDS encoding thiamine pyrophosphate-dependent enzyme gives MTAADELDERFVTAVRALPGHAPSRAADRRVGDDLLVRYFDAQSQSRHLDVAARTLQERGEGFYTIPSAGHESNAALGLCSRVTDPALLHYRSGGFYAARASLVEGSTPIRDVLAGCAASTLDPISAGRHKVFGNAALNILPQTSTIASHLPRAVGLALALPRMQRLGLDAAWPTDSVVVCSFGDASANHSTAVGALNAAAYCRYRGLSLPLLLVCEDNGLGISVPTPPGWLERSLSSYPGIGYRSVDGADPVEMLAAAADAVETVRESHTPLLLHVRAVRFLGHAGSDVEAAYRSPSDLAADHERDPLVGTARELVARGVLDAAEVLDRYERTRVAVASVADSLYRPPRLATAAEVMRPLESGLVRIADDPHPAGEPLTLARAVTRTLGHLLEEDPHACVFGEDVGVKGGVYGVTRGLQERFGRLRVFDTLLDEQTILGTALGFAVAGMLPIPEIQYLAYLHNAEDQLRGEAASLAFFSDGRYRNPMVVRIAGLPYQRGFGGHFHNDDSVAVLRDIPGLVLAVPSSPATAGALLRTCIALAREEGRVCVYLEPIALYHRRDLYDDGDGLWQQAPDTAGLPPGSVCTYGHGRDVLVVTFGNGVPMSLRAVRRSGVAATVLDLQWLAPLPTTALLEHAREFERVVVVDETRRSGGVAEGVVATLVDDEWEGRITRVTSRDSYVPLGPAAAHVLMSEDDIVAALCEA, from the coding sequence GTGACCGCCGCCGACGAACTCGACGAACGTTTCGTCACCGCGGTGCGCGCCCTGCCCGGGCACGCACCGTCGCGTGCGGCCGACCGACGGGTCGGCGACGACCTGCTGGTGCGGTACTTCGACGCCCAGTCGCAGTCGCGGCACCTCGATGTCGCAGCCCGCACACTGCAGGAACGCGGTGAAGGTTTCTACACCATCCCGTCGGCGGGGCACGAATCGAACGCGGCGCTCGGTCTGTGTTCGCGCGTGACGGATCCCGCTCTGCTGCACTACCGTTCGGGTGGCTTCTATGCGGCACGCGCGTCGCTCGTCGAGGGCAGCACCCCGATCCGCGACGTACTCGCCGGATGCGCGGCGTCCACACTCGATCCGATCTCGGCCGGTCGGCACAAGGTGTTCGGCAATGCCGCGCTGAACATCCTGCCGCAGACGTCGACGATCGCCTCGCACCTGCCGCGCGCCGTCGGGCTCGCCCTCGCGTTGCCGCGGATGCAGCGACTCGGGCTCGACGCGGCCTGGCCGACGGATTCGGTGGTGGTGTGCAGTTTCGGTGACGCCTCAGCGAACCATTCGACGGCGGTCGGTGCCCTGAACGCGGCCGCCTATTGCCGTTACCGCGGGTTGTCGTTGCCGTTGCTGCTGGTGTGCGAGGACAACGGACTCGGCATCAGCGTCCCCACCCCGCCCGGTTGGCTCGAGCGGTCGCTGTCGTCCTATCCCGGGATCGGGTACCGGTCGGTGGACGGGGCCGATCCGGTGGAGATGCTCGCCGCCGCAGCCGATGCGGTGGAGACGGTGCGCGAGAGCCACACCCCGCTTCTGCTGCACGTGCGGGCGGTGCGTTTCCTCGGTCACGCGGGCTCCGACGTCGAAGCGGCCTACCGAAGCCCATCCGATCTCGCCGCCGATCACGAACGGGACCCGCTGGTGGGCACTGCCCGCGAGCTCGTGGCGCGCGGAGTGCTCGATGCCGCAGAGGTACTCGACCGGTACGAACGGACGCGGGTCGCGGTCGCGTCCGTCGCGGACTCGTTGTACAGGCCGCCGCGACTGGCGACCGCCGCCGAGGTGATGCGCCCGCTGGAATCCGGGCTCGTGCGCATCGCCGACGATCCGCATCCGGCCGGCGAACCGCTCACCCTCGCCCGGGCCGTCACCCGCACACTCGGCCACCTCCTCGAGGAGGACCCCCACGCATGCGTGTTCGGGGAGGACGTCGGCGTCAAGGGCGGGGTCTACGGCGTCACCCGCGGGCTGCAGGAGCGCTTCGGCCGCCTGCGCGTATTCGACACCCTGCTCGACGAGCAGACGATCCTCGGCACCGCACTGGGTTTCGCCGTCGCGGGGATGTTGCCGATCCCGGAGATCCAGTACCTGGCCTATCTGCACAACGCCGAGGACCAGTTGCGTGGGGAGGCCGCGAGTCTGGCGTTCTTCTCGGACGGGCGGTACCGCAACCCGATGGTCGTGCGGATCGCGGGCCTGCCCTACCAGCGCGGCTTCGGTGGGCACTTCCACAACGACGATTCCGTCGCCGTCCTCCGCGATATCCCGGGCCTGGTGCTGGCCGTGCCGAGCTCGCCGGCCACGGCCGGCGCGCTGCTGCGCACCTGCATCGCGCTGGCTCGGGAGGAAGGACGGGTGTGCGTGTACCTGGAACCGATCGCGCTCTACCACCGACGCGACCTGTACGACGACGGTGACGGACTGTGGCAACAGGCCCCCGACACCGCCGGGCTACCACCGGGATCGGTGTGCACCTACGGACACGGCCGCGACGTGCTGGTGGTGACCTTCGGCAACGGGGTGCCGATGAGTCTGCGTGCCGTGCGTCGCTCGGGAGTCGCGGCGACCGTCCTGGACCTGCAGTGGCTCGCGCCGCTCCCGACGACCGCGCTGCTCGAGCATGCCCGCGAGTTCGAGCGCGTGGTGGTCGTCGACGAGACCCGTCGCAGCGGAGGCGTCGCCGAAGGGGTCGTCGCGACCCTCGTCGACGACGAATGGGAGGGCCGGATCACCCGGGTCACCTCCCGGGACAGCTACGTACCCCTCGGCCCCGCGGCCGCGCATGTCCTGATGTCGGAGGACGACATCGTCGCGGCATTGTGTGAGGCTTGA
- a CDS encoding cytochrome P450, giving the protein MTKMLAPPPPGLAPVPGDSGLPYVGYALKYMRDPIAAYTHRYHEHGPVSWFRFAGRPWVVLLGPDAVGTALQNRDRALLNGPGWRALIGPFFDRGLMLLDGDEHTAHRRIMSQAFTRDRLALYTDRMHPSIERTLDGWIPREGFRVYPALKELTLGLATEIFMGGAEGSSAREMDEVNRAFIGCVQAATAIVRYPLPGTRWRRGIVGRAHLEKFFRHYLPARRAGDGDDIFSVFCHVESEEGERFSDDDVVNHMIFLMMAAHDTSTITLSTAMQYLGQYPEWQQRCRDESDALGTTTPSFDRLDELTSLDLVIKECQRLVTPVPGVVRRTATDTEILGHFVPKGTLLNLGMHFSHHMPELWPEPERFDPERFSPERREDKVHKYAWAPFGGGAHRCLGMHFSGAEIKTVLHHLLLRYRWHVPADYVAPMNFTSLPYPNDGGPIDLRPR; this is encoded by the coding sequence GTGACGAAGATGCTCGCTCCCCCACCTCCCGGCCTCGCTCCCGTCCCGGGCGACAGCGGCCTCCCCTACGTCGGATACGCGCTGAAGTACATGCGCGATCCCATTGCGGCATATACACATCGGTACCACGAGCACGGTCCGGTCTCGTGGTTCCGCTTCGCCGGACGCCCCTGGGTGGTCCTGCTCGGACCCGACGCAGTCGGCACGGCCCTGCAGAATCGCGACCGTGCACTGCTCAACGGACCGGGCTGGCGCGCCCTGATCGGACCGTTCTTCGACCGCGGGCTCATGTTGCTCGACGGCGACGAGCACACCGCGCACCGTCGCATCATGTCGCAGGCGTTCACCCGCGACCGACTCGCCCTCTACACCGACCGCATGCACCCGTCGATCGAACGGACCCTCGACGGCTGGATCCCGCGCGAGGGTTTCCGCGTGTACCCGGCGCTCAAGGAACTGACGCTGGGTCTCGCGACGGAAATCTTCATGGGCGGCGCCGAAGGGTCGTCCGCCCGCGAGATGGACGAGGTGAACCGGGCTTTCATCGGATGCGTGCAGGCGGCTACGGCCATCGTGCGCTACCCACTGCCGGGCACGCGATGGCGCCGCGGCATCGTGGGCCGGGCGCACCTCGAGAAGTTCTTCCGGCACTATCTCCCCGCGCGCCGCGCGGGCGACGGCGACGACATCTTCTCCGTGTTCTGCCATGTCGAATCCGAAGAGGGCGAACGGTTCTCGGATGACGACGTGGTCAACCACATGATTTTCCTGATGATGGCGGCGCACGACACCTCGACGATCACCCTGTCGACGGCGATGCAGTATCTCGGCCAGTACCCCGAATGGCAACAACGGTGCCGCGACGAATCGGATGCTCTCGGCACCACCACACCGAGCTTCGACCGACTCGACGAGTTGACCTCGCTGGACCTGGTGATCAAGGAATGTCAGCGGCTCGTGACCCCGGTGCCGGGCGTGGTGCGACGTACCGCCACCGACACCGAGATCCTCGGTCATTTCGTCCCGAAGGGCACCCTCCTCAATCTCGGCATGCACTTCTCCCACCACATGCCCGAATTGTGGCCGGAACCGGAACGTTTCGATCCCGAACGCTTCTCACCGGAGCGCCGCGAGGACAAGGTGCACAAGTACGCGTGGGCGCCCTTCGGGGGCGGCGCGCATCGATGCCTGGGCATGCACTTCTCCGGGGCCGAGATCAAGACGGTGCTGCACCACCTGCTGCTGCGCTATCGGTGGCACGTGCCGGCCGACTACGTCGCACCGATGAACTTCACGTCGCTGCCGTACCCGAACGACGGTGGCCCGATCGACCTCCGACCGAGGTGA